The genomic DNA TATGAGTCTATTTACTGTTTCCAACTACGCAGAGCGACATTCTAAATCTGCTGTTTTTGTGATGTTGTAGGTTTTATTGTTAGTCATGTAACTGAGTTTAATTTCTTCTAAAGCTAGGCGTAAATCATCTCGACTGCGAAAACCCTCAAGACGTTTCCTGATTATGCCTTTATCAATCAACAGTAAAGTTGGTAGCGATTTGAGCCGATAAGTATTAGATAGCTTGAAATTTTGGTCGGCATTAACAGCTACAAGTTTAATTTCGTTGTTACATTCAGTTTGAAATTGTAACAACAGGGGATGGATGATGCGACACAAGCCACACCAGGGAGCCTCGAAATTAACTAAAACGGGAATTGGAGATTCTAAAACTTCTTCAGTAAATGTCCGCTCACTAACCGACAACACCATGACGCCTCTTGAGTTATAGGGTTTTTATATTAAAGTAACTATCAGTAGCAGGGATTGGCAAGTCAGGTTCTTGAGGTATTGCTGACAAAAAAGCCAGCGCGACATTGTTCACGGTGGCTTTTCTCGATGCTCAAATCCTGATTGATTGCCTTTTCCTCCCCAGGAAAGTAGCTTGACCAGCAAATACCAATACTCTATATCAGTCCAACTGAGGAAACCCTCACTGATAGCTATTTAAATTTATCCTACATTGATTTGGTGGTATTTGATCAGCGTTAACTTTAATTAAATTAGTATTTTCTGTTGATATTGGGGATCACTGCAATCTACCATGATAACTTACTAGTTGCGATGATTAAAAGAGGATGTGACCACCACAGTAAACCTACAAAAATGGCAACTCCTAAGTAAGCAGGACGGAGAAATTCTTGCCATTGGAGAGATTGACGACCATCCAGAACTGCTTGAAAAGGTAAGATAGAAGTTCTTTGTTTGACTGCGGTAAAGGCTTCTCCATAGCGGTTTTGTAACCTGCGATCACCATGCCAAACTCCAAATAAATGATGCAAAACTAGCCCCATAGAGGTAACAAGAGTAAAGCTAGTCCCCAACCACAAAGTATGGGCAACACACCAAATAATTTGCCCTATCATTTGTGGATGCCGGGTGATACGGATAATTCCGGTTTCGTAAAGATGAACTTGGGGCTTTTGAATAGCCGCAATTTCTAGTAGATTGAAGGTAGCAGGATATAAAAATAAAAAGGAAATTGCTGATAGCACCCAAACTACTGGCTGAACTCCAGGTACACCTTGCACTTGCCAAAGTTGCCAGCCATCATAACGGTGATTAAAAAAGTAAGTAATTAATATCACTGCTAAGGGTAGGCTAATTAATGCAAACAAAATGCGATACAGTCTCGGTCCAATGTATTTTTCTGCCCAAGGACGCAAAGCAGCACCCCCGCTGTGAGCGATCGCAAAAACTAACTGCAAACCCAGTATGACAAAATGGCTGGTAGTAAACCCAGAATTCGACATCATATACGCAACTCAATTAAACACGAAAGAAATTTTCAGGGGCAAGAGGCAAGAGGAATTAATTTTTGACTTTTGAATTAATTTTTGCCAATACCCAATACCCAATGCCCGATGCCCCATTGATTAACAACTTACGTTAATATTGGTAAGCATCTTGACCTTTAACAGATTATACCTAAGCAAATTTTTGTCAAGACTTTCTGTTAATGTATTTTTCAGAACAAGTCTCTAAATGTTAACAATGCCATAAATCATGCCTAGCAACAAAGCTACATATCCTGATTTATTACTAAAGCCACTCTTTTCCAAGTTTGTGGGTTGAGCCTTATGTCTGACCTTCCTTTCACTTTAGATCAATTACGCATTCTCAAAGCGATCGCCGCTGAAGGTAGCTTCAAACGCGCCGCTGATAGTCTTTACGTCTCTCAACCAGCAGTTAGTTTACAGGTGCAAAATCTGGAACGTCAGTTGGATGTCCCCCTGTTTGATAGGGGAGGAAGACGCGCTCAATTAACCGAAGCAGGGCATCTACTCCTGAGCTACGGTGAAAAAATTATTAGTCTGTGTCAAGAAACTTGTCGCGCTATTGAAGATTTACAAAATCTCCAAGGTGGTACTTTAATTGTTGGGGCTTCTCAAACTACGGGTACTTATCTTTTACCCCGCATGATCGGCCTGTTTCGACAAAAATACCCCGATGTAGCTGTCCAATTACACGTCCATTCTACCCGCCGTACTGCCTGGAGTGTGGCTAATGGACAGGTTGATCTAGCCATTATTGGTGGGGAAATACCCACAGAATTGGCGGAATCTTTGCAGATTATTCCTTATGCTGAAGATGAGTTGGCACTAATCTTACCAACGTCTCATCCTTTTGCCAAATTAGAAACCATCCAAAAAGAAGACCTATATAAATTACAGTTCATTGGCCTTGATTCTCAATCTACCATCCGAAAGGTAATTGATCAGGTCTTGGCTCGCTGTGAAATTGATACCAGACGCTTTAAATTTGAAATGGAACTCAATTCCATCGAAGCAATTAAAAATGCTGTGCAATCTGGTTTAGGTGCGGCTTTTGTATCTACTTCTGCGATCGCTAAGGAATTACAAATGGGCGTGTTACACTGTACACCAATTGAAGGTGTCGTTGTCAGAAGAACTCTATGGTTGA from Okeanomitos corallinicola TIOX110 includes the following:
- a CDS encoding thioredoxin domain-containing protein, with amino-acid sequence MVLSVSERTFTEEVLESPIPVLVNFEAPWCGLCRIIHPLLLQFQTECNNEIKLVAVNADQNFKLSNTYRLKSLPTLLLIDKGIIRKRLEGFRSRDDLRLALEEIKLSYMTNNKTYNITKTADLECRSA
- a CDS encoding NnrU family protein; this translates as MMSNSGFTTSHFVILGLQLVFAIAHSGGAALRPWAEKYIGPRLYRILFALISLPLAVILITYFFNHRYDGWQLWQVQGVPGVQPVVWVLSAISFLFLYPATFNLLEIAAIQKPQVHLYETGIIRITRHPQMIGQIIWCVAHTLWLGTSFTLVTSMGLVLHHLFGVWHGDRRLQNRYGEAFTAVKQRTSILPFQAVLDGRQSLQWQEFLRPAYLGVAIFVGLLWWSHPLLIIATSKLSW
- a CDS encoding LysR family transcriptional regulator codes for the protein MSDLPFTLDQLRILKAIAAEGSFKRAADSLYVSQPAVSLQVQNLERQLDVPLFDRGGRRAQLTEAGHLLLSYGEKIISLCQETCRAIEDLQNLQGGTLIVGASQTTGTYLLPRMIGLFRQKYPDVAVQLHVHSTRRTAWSVANGQVDLAIIGGEIPTELAESLQIIPYAEDELALILPTSHPFAKLETIQKEDLYKLQFIGLDSQSTIRKVIDQVLARCEIDTRRFKFEMELNSIEAIKNAVQSGLGAAFVSTSAIAKELQMGVLHCTPIEGVVVRRTLWLIVNPNRYRSKAAEAFSEEILSQFATPGWNEETLKLSHKNLMVTNLDLDPVTPKSSNPD